A window of the Burkholderia sp. 9120 genome harbors these coding sequences:
- a CDS encoding response regulator transcription factor, whose translation MNSSPSQHALRVFLVEDALAIRARMAARLGAIEGVEIVGEAEEPDAALAAIGATAADVVVLDLRLAGGTGLELLQRLAQRNSPVVTMVLTNHSGAWFRQACLTNGARYFFDKTSEFDLACHTIKRLAHAHCARDLYHLGAHHV comes from the coding sequence ATGAACTCAAGCCCGTCACAACACGCGTTGCGCGTGTTCCTCGTCGAGGATGCGCTGGCCATTCGGGCGCGCATGGCGGCCCGTCTGGGTGCGATCGAAGGTGTCGAAATCGTCGGCGAAGCCGAGGAACCGGACGCCGCGCTCGCGGCGATCGGCGCGACTGCTGCGGACGTCGTGGTACTCGATCTGCGCCTCGCGGGCGGCACCGGTCTGGAGTTGTTGCAGCGCCTCGCGCAGCGCAACTCGCCGGTCGTCACGATGGTGCTGACGAACCATTCCGGCGCATGGTTCCGGCAAGCCTGCCTGACGAACGGCGCGCGCTATTTCTTCGACAAGACCAGCGAATTCGATCTTGCCTGTCACACCATCAAGCGACTTGCCCACGCGCATTGCGCACGGGATCTCTATCATCTGGGAGCACACCATGTCTGA
- a CDS encoding zinc-dependent alcohol dehydrogenase family protein encodes MKALVYHGPGKKSLDERPMPTLIAPTDAIVRMTRTTICGTDLHILKGDVPSCEPGRVLGHEGVGVIEEVGAAVSTLKVGDRVLISCISSCGRCDYCRRSMYSHCTTGGWILGNRIDGTQAEYVRIPHAETSLYPIPAGADEEALVMLSDILPTGFECGVLNGKVQPGSTVAIVGAGPIGLAALLTAQLYSPAQIVMIDLDPNRLEVASRFGATACIDSGRVDPVDAVFALTGQIGVDCAIEAVGVPATFELCEALVAPGGVIANVGVHGVKADLHLDKLWDRNISITTRLVDTISTPMLLKTVSAGRIDPTRLITHRFQLEDMAGAYDTFSRAAETHALKVIIEVS; translated from the coding sequence ATGAAAGCGCTCGTGTATCACGGTCCCGGCAAGAAGTCGCTCGACGAACGGCCGATGCCCACCCTCATCGCTCCCACGGATGCGATCGTCCGCATGACGCGCACCACGATTTGCGGCACCGATCTGCATATCCTCAAGGGCGACGTGCCGAGCTGCGAGCCGGGACGCGTGCTTGGCCACGAAGGCGTCGGCGTGATCGAGGAAGTCGGCGCGGCGGTGTCGACGCTGAAGGTCGGCGACCGCGTGCTGATTTCGTGTATTTCGTCGTGCGGCCGCTGCGACTACTGCCGCCGCTCGATGTATTCGCATTGCACCACCGGCGGCTGGATTCTCGGCAACCGGATCGACGGCACCCAGGCCGAATACGTGCGCATCCCGCACGCCGAAACGAGTCTGTACCCGATTCCCGCCGGCGCCGACGAAGAAGCGCTGGTGATGCTGTCGGACATTCTGCCGACCGGCTTCGAGTGCGGCGTGCTGAACGGCAAGGTCCAGCCCGGCAGCACCGTGGCGATTGTCGGCGCGGGGCCGATCGGCCTCGCCGCGCTGCTGACCGCGCAACTCTATTCGCCGGCGCAGATCGTGATGATCGATCTCGACCCGAACCGGCTGGAGGTGGCGAGCCGCTTCGGCGCCACGGCGTGCATCGACAGCGGCCGGGTCGATCCGGTCGATGCGGTGTTCGCGCTGACCGGACAGATCGGCGTCGACTGCGCGATCGAAGCGGTGGGTGTGCCCGCAACCTTCGAGTTGTGTGAAGCGCTGGTCGCGCCGGGCGGCGTGATCGCCAACGTCGGCGTGCACGGCGTGAAGGCCGATCTGCATCTCGACAAGCTGTGGGACCGCAATATCTCGATCACCACCCGGCTGGTCGACACGATCAGCACGCCGATGCTGCTGAAAACCGTGAGCGCGGGACGCATCGATCCCACGCGGCTCATCACGCATCGCTTCCAGCTCGAAGACATGGCCGGCGCCTACGACACCTTCAGCCGCGCGGCCGAAACGCATGCGCTGAAAGTGATTATCGAAGTGTCATAA
- a CDS encoding oleate hydratase: MQKTDPLHHATRHADLATDRLADTADGQFYLVGGGIAAMAAAAFLIRDGRVRGRDITILEALDKPGGSLDGAGTAQSGYVVRGGRMLESKYLCTYDLFSSIPTLDDSKSVTQEIFDWNETIRTSSTSRLVRNGRREAAPAYGLDEKHLLTLGRLSIEPERMLADSRIADHFDASFFETNFWLMWCTTFAFQPWHSAVEFRRYLLRFAHMSAGFNQLHGIMRTVYNQYDSMVLPLRRWLDDHGVVFEADTCVTDLLVDETDTLNRVRGLVCETAQRRVELPVGPADKVIVTLGSMTAASSLGGMDRPAPLNTVDSTGAWRLWKNIAAGRPEFGHPSVFADHTDASKWLSFTVTLRDPTLFRLIRDLTGNVPGEGGLITFPESSWLASIVLPHQPHFIGQPADVQVLWGYGLRVDEPGDFVGKPMHACTGREILTEMLGHLQIDAEAARILDHANCIPCMMPFITSQFLPRKHGDRPAVTPEGWRNLAFIGQFCELPDDVVFTVEYSVRSAQNAAYALLDLDRAAPAVYKGQHDPRVVHQAFSSLRDRT; this comes from the coding sequence GTGCAAAAAACTGATCCGCTTCACCACGCAACTCGCCACGCCGACCTCGCTACCGACCGACTCGCCGACACGGCGGACGGCCAGTTCTACCTGGTCGGCGGCGGCATCGCCGCAATGGCGGCCGCGGCCTTCCTGATCCGCGACGGCCGGGTACGTGGCCGCGACATCACGATTCTCGAAGCGCTCGACAAACCCGGCGGCAGCCTCGACGGCGCGGGCACGGCGCAAAGCGGTTACGTGGTGCGCGGCGGGCGCATGCTCGAAAGCAAGTATCTGTGCACCTACGATCTGTTCTCGTCGATCCCCACGCTCGACGACAGCAAGAGCGTCACGCAGGAAATCTTCGACTGGAACGAGACGATCCGCACCTCGTCGACTTCGCGGCTGGTCAGGAACGGCCGACGCGAAGCCGCGCCCGCGTACGGGCTCGACGAAAAACATCTGCTCACGCTGGGCCGTCTGTCGATCGAACCGGAACGGATGCTCGCCGACAGCCGGATTGCCGACCACTTCGACGCATCGTTCTTCGAGACCAATTTCTGGCTGATGTGGTGCACGACCTTCGCGTTCCAGCCGTGGCATAGCGCGGTCGAATTCCGCCGCTATCTGCTGCGTTTCGCGCATATGTCGGCGGGCTTCAACCAGTTGCACGGCATCATGCGCACGGTCTACAACCAGTACGATTCGATGGTGCTGCCGCTGCGCCGCTGGCTGGACGATCACGGCGTGGTCTTCGAAGCGGACACCTGCGTGACCGATCTGCTGGTCGACGAGACGGACACGCTCAATCGCGTGCGCGGGCTGGTCTGCGAAACCGCGCAGCGGCGTGTCGAGTTGCCGGTCGGCCCCGCCGACAAAGTGATCGTCACGCTCGGTTCGATGACCGCCGCGTCGAGTCTGGGCGGCATGGATCGCCCCGCGCCGTTGAACACTGTGGACAGCACCGGCGCCTGGCGTCTGTGGAAAAACATCGCCGCCGGCCGGCCCGAATTCGGCCACCCCAGCGTGTTCGCCGATCACACCGATGCGTCGAAATGGCTCTCTTTCACCGTGACGCTGCGCGATCCGACGCTGTTCCGGCTGATCCGCGATCTGACCGGCAACGTGCCGGGCGAAGGCGGTCTGATCACGTTTCCGGAATCGAGCTGGCTGGCCTCGATCGTGTTGCCGCATCAGCCGCATTTCATCGGCCAGCCGGCCGACGTGCAGGTGTTGTGGGGCTACGGATTACGCGTCGACGAGCCGGGCGATTTCGTCGGCAAACCGATGCACGCCTGCACCGGCCGCGAAATCCTGACGGAGATGCTCGGTCATCTGCAGATCGACGCCGAAGCCGCTCGAATCCTCGATCACGCCAATTGCATTCCATGCATGATGCCGTTCATCACGAGTCAGTTCCTGCCGCGCAAGCATGGCGACCGGCCGGCCGTGACGCCGGAAGGCTGGCGCAATCTCGCCTTCATCGGGCAGTTCTGCGAGTTGCCGGACGATGTGGTGTTCACGGTGGAGTATTCGGTGCGCTCGGCGCAGAACGCCGCTTATGCGTTGCTCGATCTCGATCGTGCGGCGCCGGCAGTCTACAAGGGGCAGCACGATCCGCGGGTGGTGCATCAGGCGTTCTCTTCGCTGCGGGACCGGACGTAG
- a CDS encoding CBS domain-containing protein, whose product MRAADVMTSNVIAVKPEMTVREVARIFVERKISGAPVVDAAGKLIGMISEGDLLHRVEIGTEQRRRSSWLELFSTNDDARGYVKSHAMHVQDIMSSPVVSVDEDMPLGEIANLLETRRIKRVPVTKAGQLTGIVSRANLVQALASLPEEPAPDTTFSDREIRAMLLGELAGHTWAFAGRNVVVTDGVIHLWGVFHSMEAVEAVRVAAEGIPGVKRVEDHTEPYPVLPGI is encoded by the coding sequence ATGCGTGCAGCGGATGTGATGACCAGTAACGTCATTGCCGTCAAACCCGAGATGACCGTGCGCGAAGTCGCGCGCATTTTCGTGGAGCGCAAGATCAGCGGCGCGCCCGTGGTCGATGCAGCCGGCAAGTTGATCGGCATGATCAGCGAAGGCGATCTGCTGCACCGCGTGGAGATCGGCACCGAACAACGCCGCCGATCGTCGTGGCTCGAACTGTTCTCCACGAACGACGACGCCCGCGGCTACGTCAAGTCACATGCGATGCACGTGCAGGACATCATGTCGAGCCCGGTGGTCTCGGTGGACGAAGACATGCCGCTCGGCGAAATCGCCAACCTGCTCGAAACGCGTCGCATCAAACGCGTGCCGGTCACCAAGGCGGGACAGCTCACCGGCATTGTCAGCCGCGCCAACCTGGTTCAGGCGCTGGCGAGCCTGCCCGAGGAACCGGCACCCGACACCACCTTCTCCGACCGCGAGATCCGCGCGATGCTGCTCGGCGAACTGGCCGGTCACACGTGGGCGTTCGCGGGGCGCAACGTCGTCGTGACGGACGGCGTGATTCACCTCTGGGGCGTGTTCCATTCGATGGAAGCCGTCGAAGCGGTGCGGGTGGCGGCCGAAGGTATTCCTGGCGTGAAGCGGGTGGAAGACCACACGGAGCCTTATCCGGTACTGCCCGGCATTTGA
- a CDS encoding response regulator transcription factor yields MIRVLIADDHALVRDGLRHILRNADGFEVVGEANDGASAIALVRSQAAEVLVLDLSMPGRNGVELIKQIKEEMPALRILVLTMHAEQQYAVRAFKAGASGYLTKESASAELVAAVSKVASGGVYVSLAMAERFAQSLNEPADTLPHQRLSDREFDVFRRIAAGQTLTEIAGELCVSSKTVSTYKTRIFEKMQMPHEAALVRYALRHKLLGDDDEI; encoded by the coding sequence ATGATTCGAGTGCTGATAGCCGACGATCACGCGCTGGTGCGCGACGGTCTGCGGCATATCCTGCGCAACGCCGACGGCTTTGAAGTCGTCGGCGAGGCCAACGACGGCGCGAGCGCGATCGCGCTCGTCCGCTCGCAAGCCGCCGAGGTACTCGTGCTCGATCTGTCGATGCCCGGGCGCAACGGCGTCGAACTGATCAAGCAGATCAAGGAGGAAATGCCGGCGCTGCGAATTCTCGTGCTGACCATGCATGCCGAGCAGCAATACGCGGTGCGCGCATTCAAGGCGGGCGCGTCGGGCTATCTGACCAAGGAAAGCGCCAGTGCGGAGCTGGTCGCGGCGGTCTCCAAAGTGGCGTCCGGCGGCGTCTACGTGAGCCTCGCCATGGCAGAGCGTTTCGCGCAGAGCCTCAACGAGCCGGCCGACACGCTGCCGCATCAACGGCTTTCAGATCGTGAATTCGACGTGTTTCGCCGCATCGCCGCCGGCCAGACGCTCACCGAGATTGCCGGCGAACTGTGCGTCAGCAGCAAGACGGTCAGCACGTACAAGACACGCATCTTCGAGAAAATGCAGATGCCGCATGAAGCCGCGCTGGTGCGCTACGCGCTGCGCCACAAACTGCTCGGCGACGACGACGAGATTTGA
- a CDS encoding universal stress protein, whose protein sequence is MSYRTLVVHLDTSLRAHPRLELAITLARQFGAHLTGVFALYTPNPRSLDVMSGTSGYFEAHQQLRAERRGALERLFHAELKRAQVPGEWLATDQAATLAMPQLGRCADLIIAGQDDPQDPEAYVGDNFAANLVLSAGRPVLLVPYAGSVESAGTHVLVGWDGSREAARAVHDALPFMRSAARITVVAVNGAHRDATARIPMAGIATAIARHGVHVETRDVTVDSEASVGDTLLSEAAGLGVDLLVMGGYGRTRWQELVLGGATHTVMQSMTLPVLLSH, encoded by the coding sequence ATGAGCTACAGGACCCTCGTCGTTCATCTGGATACGAGTCTGCGCGCGCATCCGCGTCTGGAACTCGCTATCACCCTCGCCAGACAGTTCGGCGCGCATCTGACCGGCGTGTTTGCGCTGTACACGCCGAATCCGCGTTCGCTCGACGTGATGTCCGGCACGTCCGGTTACTTCGAGGCGCACCAGCAGTTGCGTGCCGAGCGGCGTGGCGCGCTCGAACGGCTCTTTCATGCGGAGCTGAAGCGCGCCCAGGTGCCGGGCGAGTGGCTCGCCACCGATCAGGCGGCCACGCTCGCCATGCCGCAACTGGGCCGTTGCGCGGACCTGATCATTGCCGGTCAGGACGACCCGCAGGATCCGGAGGCGTACGTCGGCGACAATTTCGCGGCCAACCTCGTGCTGTCCGCCGGCCGGCCGGTGCTGCTGGTGCCCTACGCGGGCAGCGTCGAGTCGGCCGGGACACACGTCCTGGTCGGCTGGGACGGCAGCCGCGAAGCTGCCCGCGCGGTCCACGACGCGCTGCCGTTCATGCGCTCGGCCGCGCGTATCACGGTCGTGGCGGTGAACGGCGCGCATCGCGACGCGACGGCGCGGATTCCGATGGCCGGCATTGCCACGGCGATCGCGCGGCATGGCGTCCATGTCGAGACCCGCGACGTCACGGTCGATTCGGAGGCGTCGGTCGGCGATACGCTGCTCTCGGAAGCGGCCGGACTCGGCGTGGACCTGCTGGTGATGGGCGGCTATGGCCGTACGCGCTGGCAGGAACTGGTGCTGGGCGGCGCGACCCATACCGTGATGCAGTCGATGACCTTGCCGGTGCTGCTGTCGCATTGA